From Monomorium pharaonis isolate MP-MQ-018 chromosome 9, ASM1337386v2, whole genome shotgun sequence, the proteins below share one genomic window:
- the LOC105836141 gene encoding NADH-ubiquinone oxidoreductase 49 kDa subunit — MAARVLGSILRKNAGFFGAGRLLGPNNAPAIIDIQHRNAHQWNADKEFLEQFNRPVMYPTENLDWKPPINESVLSMGDMAEQTIQNVKLNFGPQHPAAHGVLRLILELDGEIVLNADPHIGLLHRGTEKLIEYKTYMQALPYFDRLDYVSMMCNEQCFSLAIEKLLNIDVPLRAKYIRVLFAELTRILNHIMGVGTHALDIGALTPFFWLFEEREKMMEFYERVSGARMHAAYVRPGGVSLDMPLGLMDDIYDWASKYSQRLDEVEDLLTENRIWRQRTINIGCVTAEDALNMGFSGVMLRGSGIKWDLRKVAPYDAYHLLDFDIPVGTNGDCYDRYLCRLEEMRQSLRIIHQCLNQMPEGEVRCDDAKIVPPRREEMKTSMEALIHHFKLYTQGFQVPPGATYTAIEAPKGEFGVYLVSDGSSKPYRCKIKAPGFAHLASLQHIGPKHFLADIVAIIGTLDVVFGEIDR; from the exons ATGGCGGCCAGAGTGTTAGGTTCGATCCTGCGTAAAAACGCAGGATTTTTCGGCGCCGGTAGGCTGCTGGGACCGAATAACGCGCCTGCGATCATCGACat cCAGCATCGCAACGCTCATCAATGGAACGCGGACAAGGAGTTTCTCGAGCAGTTCAACCGGCCGGTAATGTACCCCACGGAGAATCTCGACTGGAAGCCTCCGATAAACGAGTCTGTGCTGTCGATGGGCGACATGGCGGAGCAGACTATACAGAATGTCAAGCTCAACTTTGGGCCCCAGCACCCGGCCGCGCACGGCGTGCTCCGGTTGATCCTCGAGCTGGACGGTGAAATTGTGCTCAACGCCGATCCGCATATCGGCCTCCTGCACCGTGGCACGGAGAAATTGATTGAATATAAGACCTACATGCAGGCGCTGCCCTACTTTGATCGCCTGGACTATGTCTCTATGATGTGTAACGAGCAATGCTTCTCTCTGGCGATCGAGAAATTGCTGAACATAGATGTGCCTCTGCGTGCGAAGTATATTCGag TTCTTTTCGCGGAACTCACAAGAATTCTGAATCACATTATGGGCGTTGGAACTCACGCGTTGGATATTGGAGCCCTCACGCCCTTCTTCTGGCTGTTTGAGGAACGAGAGAAGATGATGGAATTTTACGAACGCGTTAGCGGCGCCCGCATGCACGCGGCTTACGTACGGCCCGGCGGCGTCTCCCTGGATATGCCGTTGGGTCTGATGGACGACATATACGACTGGGCCTCCAAGTATTCCCAACGTTTGGACGAGGTGGAGGACCTGTTGACAGAGAACAGAATTTGGCGGCAGCGCACGATCAACATCGGCTGTGTGACCGCGGAGGACGCGCTAAACATGGGCTTCAGCGGCGTAATGTTACGAGGCTCCGGGATAAAGTGGGATCTGAGAAAAGTTGCACCTTATGACGCTTACCACCTGTTGGATTTTGATATTCCAGTTGGCACAAACGGCGATTGCTACGATAG GTATCTATGCCGTCTCGAGGAAATGCGGCAGTCGCTGCGCATCATCCACCAGTGCCTGAATCAGATGCCCGAGGGAGAGGTTCGATGCGACGACGCCAAGATTGTGCCGCCGCGACGGGAGGAGATGAAGACCAGCATGGAGGCGCTTATCCATCACTTCAAGCTGTACACCCAGGGTTTCCAGGTACCGCCGGGTGCGACGTATACCGCCATCGAGGCGCCAAAGGGCGAGTTCGGCGTTTACCTTGTCAGTGACGGCAGCAGCAAGCCGTATCGCTGCAAGATCAAAGCGCCAGGGTTTGCGCATCTCGCGAGTTTGCAGCACATCGGGCCCAAGCACTTCCTCGCCGACATCGTCGCCATCATTGGCACGCTGGATGTCGTATTCGGCGAGATCGATAGATAA
- the LOC105836140 gene encoding ankyrin-1 has translation MSGFWNRDLSDFRARRIRQIRLDIKMPTECIANPLQRELADSIIRLQPLDEIRILLACGAKPNEPVTQGLRPLHYAVWQRYTEAAQLLLVRGADIDATDECGYSALHLAAEHGYLDLVKLLLKYGAKVDHRQDTGELFPRTMLCDEPLRLALRNRHVEVAKTLLEAGANPNKRYFFGSEINLVSPLDLECMELLLAFGAYPNTRDRAGLTPLMKAARLPQGIASVLLLLSYGADVNATADARHDYRTVLHYAILGGDPAVINLLLKQGARLDLGPDYQKPTALDLAVLKGDPSIVEMLLEAGADVNASSPIIGSPLHVACADNIPNRLEILCMLLERGADPNLVIRSDDGPALRPVLAEYVASNENPSVEVVALLLKYGARVVIKTQFRDPHGILNSLQNTADKPLLLRALLEAAESFDPCMIRRSSSLTDAQKALVMEAARTPLPLTHQARLIVRKLCGTKLPKIVRKLQLPQSLHRYLLYDYY, from the exons ATGTCCGGATTCTGGAATCGAG ATTTATCGGATTTCCGTGCTCGTCGTATAAGGCAAATCAGACTCGATATTAAA ATGCCGACCGAGTGCATCGCCAACCCGTTGCAGCGGGAGCTGGCCGACTCGATAATACGGCTGCAGCCGCTCGACGAGATCCGCATCCTCCTCGCGTGCGGCGCCAAGCCGAACGAGCCGGTCACCCAGGGCCTCAGGCCCCTGCACTACGCCGTCTGGCAGCGGTACACCGAGGCCGCCCAGCTGCTGCTGGTGCGAGGCGCCGACATCGACGCCACCGACGAGTGCGGCTACTCGGCCCTGCATCTCGCCGCCGAGCACGGCTACCTCGACCTGGTGAAGCTGCTGCTGAAGTATGGCGCCAAGGTGGACCATCGACAGGACACGGGGGAACTCTTCCCTAG GACTATGTTGTGCGACGAGCCGCTACGCTTGGCCCTACGAAACCGCCACGTCGAGGTCGCGAAGACCCTGCTCGAGGCCGGCGCCAATCCGAACAAGAGGTACTTCTTCGGCTCCGAGATTAATCTGGTGTCGCCCTTGGACCTGGAGTGTATGGAGCTGCTGTTAGCCTTCGGCGCTTATCCGAACACTCGGGATCGTGCCGGGTTGACGCCCCTCATGAAGGCCGCCAGGCTACCGCAG GGTATAGCCTCGGTGCTTCTGCTGCTGAGCTACGGCGCCGATGTGAACGCGACGGCGGACGCCAGGCACGATTACCGGACGGTGTTGCACTACGCGATCCTCGGCGGCGACCCGGCGGTGATCAATCTGCTGCTGAAGCAAGGCGCCCGGCTGGACCTCGGGCCGGACTATCAGAAACCGACGGCCCTGGATCTGGCCGTACTCAAGGGCGACCCGTCGATCGTCGAGATGCTGCTCGAAGCGG GCGCAGACGTGAACGCTTCGTCGCCGATCATCGGCTCGCCTCTTCACGTGGCGTGCGCGGACAACATCCCGAACCGGTTGGAGATCCTGTGCATGCTGCTCGAGCGCGGCGCCGATCCCAACCTGGTGATACGTAGCGACGACGGGCCGGCGCTGCGGCCGGTGCTCGCCGAGTACGTCGCCTCGAACGAGAACCCGTCCGTGGAGGTGGTGGCGTTGCTGCTGAAGTACGGCGCCCGGGTGGTGATCAAGACGCAGTTCCGCGATCCGCACGGTATCCTCAACTCCCTGCAGAACACGGCCGACAAGCCGCTGTTGTTGCGTGCGCTGCTGGAGGCGGCGGAGAGCTTCGACCCGTGCATGATACGACGATCCAGCAGTCTGACGGACGCGCAGAAAGCCCTGGTGATGGAGGCGGCCAGGACGCCGCTGCCGTTGACCCATCAGGCGAGACTGATAGTCCGCAAGCTCTGTGGCACCAAGCTGCCGAAGATAGTCAGGAAGTTGCAGCTGCCGCAGTCGTTGCACCGTTATCTCCTCTACGACTACTACTAG